GTGGAGAGTATGAAGAGGGAGACGGCGACACCGGGAGGAGCGCCAAGCGGTGGCAGCGGAGCCGGTGGGCCCGCCGCCGGAGACGCCCGTAAGACGCGGATGAAGCCGCTAGTACTCCTCGTCGCGCTGCTGCCGCTGCTAGCGCTCACAGCTATCGGCCTCACCTACGCCCAGTGGAGCGAGACACTAAGCCTATCAGCGACGATATCTACTGGTAGCCTAGACGTAGACATAAAGGCTAATGAGGCCACTGACGTGACAACGTCATCACAGTACATAGACGTGTCACTATCCTTGACCTCTACGGACTCCGATCAAGGAAATGAGCAGCTCTCTATAACCATAGAGAAGGCCTACCCTGGCGCTGAGGTTAATGTCACCTTTACGCTGGAAAATGTTGGGACTATTCCAGCTCTAGCCACGATAAAGCTAAACACTGACACTATACCAAGTGATGTTGCAGCATGTGTGAATGTAAAGCTGTACAACGCGCAAGGCAATCCCATAAACACGCCATACACGATACAGTTAGCCCCGGGAGAATTTGAGAAGTTTAAGCTAGGCATAGAGATACCAAGCAGCTGCGACCTCGAAGAGAACAAGAAGGACGCTATCCAGCTCAACAACATCGTAGAGGTTGATGTTGAGCAAAACGTGAGTTAGCAGAGGTAGTGAGCACAATATAAGTAAGAAGCTGGTTCATCTGTTTTTTCAGCTGCTTCTAATCCTCGACCCATGTATCCGACTCGCCTAACATGATGTTAACCGCTCACTGCTCTAAACTTCACCTACTCCTAGTTAAGCCCTGCCTACTGCCGGGACGAGTCTAACCCCATTTATAAGCATCATATGCTTCGGCATAAGAGAGCACTGCGGGAGACTTCTTGGAGCGCTACCTTGTACATTACTCTAGAGATGCCGGGCAAGCCGAGACGATAGAAGTGTGGAAGCCTACACGGCTACTAGTTCTGCTCATCTCGCTATTTCTTGCTGAACTAGCATACCTAGCCAGCATTAAGCTTCACCTATATCCGCCGCTGGTGAGGGGGATAGCCTGGCTTATCGCAGGGCTCGTCTCTCTAAGGCTTACAAGAAGTGGGGGGAGTCTTGACGGCCTAGTAGCTGCTGGGCTGGCTTCGATACTTCATATGGCCTCGATGCTCGTCTACGGACTTGTGGTTGGGTTTGGACTAAACGCAATGGCTCCGAGCCGGGAGCTGATGTTCTATACTATGCTGTGGGTTGGGCTGACGGCGCTGGGCCGGGAGATGGTCCGCTCGGCTGCTATACGTGGTGGCCCGTTCTATGCTGTGTTCGCCGCCTACGTTTGGGGTGTTGTCTCGTGGTACCCACTAGTGAGTCTGCTGCTCGGCCATAATCTCGGCCTCTTTGGCTCGTTGCTCGAGGCTGTTAACAGGCTTGGCTTTATACTGGCTGGAGAGCTCGTGGCGTCGCTGCTGGTGTGGCTCTACGGCTGGCCGGCTGGCAGCCTATACATCGTCGCAGCCTATGGCCTCTTCACGTGGTTCCCGCTGATACCCGCAGGCACCGCTATAGGCAGGGCACTAGCCTTTGCTTCTGCTTCCAGCGTGGCCGCTGTGGCTATGTATGCTAGGGCTTCCGGCGAGAGGGGATGGTGGCGTATAGTAGCCGTCTACGCGGCAGCCATCACGGCTATGTGGATAGTGCTGGGCTCTACGGGCGTCCTAGGGTTCTACGTGTTCGCCGTTGGCTCTGGCTCCATGGAGCCGGTGCTGAAGCCTGGCGACCTGGTGATAGTGCGGAAGGCTTCCCTGGACTCGATAGGGGTGGGCGACATAGTTGCCTATCGTAGCCCTGAGAACGGCGTCGTGATAGTCCACCGTGTCGTGGCCATAGACGGTGACGCGCTGGTGACTAAGGGTGATGCGAACCCGGAGCCGGACCCCTTCCGGGTAACAGGGGACATGGTGCTGGGGAAGGTGGTGGCGAGGGTGCCGCTGCTCGGCTACCTGGCTAGGGGCGCGTTCGCCAGCTACCTGAAATAGGGGCGAGGCGCGGCCCCTACCGCTGGAGGTGCTCTGGGCACTCCACCCGGTCTTTTAGGCTCCTTGTCTCCAGGCCCCCTTCTAGCCCTGGTGCTAGGAAGCTGCAGTCCGGCACGTCCCTGGCCACGACTGTGCCCGGGTAGATCCAGCTGTAGGCGCCCACCCTTACGCCGGGGAGGAGCGAGACGTTTATGCCGGTCTGCGCGTAGCCGCCCAGGAAGGCGCCCAGCTTCTTCCTGCCAGTGTCAACGCGGCGGCCCTTGAGCGTCATCCTCACAGTGGCGTGGTCGAAGCGGAGGTTCGCCGTGACCGTGCCGGCCCCGAGGTTGACGTGCTCCCCTAGCACGCTGTCGCCCACGTAGTTGAAGTGCGGGGCCTTAGCCCCCTCCATGAGGATGCTGGCCTTTATCTCGGTGTGTGCCCCGGCCCGGCTGCCCTCTAGGAGGAAGCTCCAGGGCCTCAGCCGCGCCAGTGGCCCTGCCTCGCCCTCTATCCAGGCTGGGCCCTCTACCACCGTGTGGCTGCGGACCACCGCGCCTGGGGCTACGTAGACGGGGCCGCGTAGCACCGCGCCTGGCTCAGCCTCGCCCTCGACGAGGGGCTCGCTGCGCCCCCTCATCTTCTCCTCGAAGACGGCCCTGTAGGCGTCTATCAGCTCCCAGGGCCGGCCCACGTCCATCCAGAGCCAGTCGCCCGACACGACGCGGACACACGCCTCCTCCGCGAGCGCGGCGACGGCGTCCGTTACCTCTAGCTCGCCCCGGGGGCTGGGCTTCAGCCCGGCGAGGAGCTCCTCTAGGCGCTGGCGGGGCAGCAGGTAGACCCCCGTGTTCACTAGGCTCCCCGGCTTGGCGTCCATCGGCTTCTCGCGGAGCCCCCGGAGACAGCCCCGGCCGTCCGCCTCGACTACGCCGTACTCCCAGGGCCTCTCGCTCGGCACAGCCGCGAGCGCCGGGGCCCCGGCCTCCGCTACGGCCTCTAGGAGGCCTCGGGAGACTAGCAGGTCGCCGTTGACCAGCAGCACCTCGTCGACGGAGCGCGGGAGGGCCTCCACGCCGACGCGGGCAGCGTCCCCGGTGCCGCGTGGCTCCGGCTGCACAGCGTAGGCCACGCTGAAGCTCCTCTCCTCGAGCAGCCGCCGGGTAGCCTCGCCAGCCCACCCCGGGGAGACGACCACCACGACGCCGTCTACGAGGCCCCTTAGCTGGCCCAGGAGCCGGGTCAGCAGGGTCTCGCCGCCGGGGAGAGGGAGCAGAGGCTTAGGGCGCGTAGACGTGAGGGGCCAGAGGCGCTCGCCACGCCCAGCCGCGAGCACGACCGCGTAGCGGGACAACCCAGCCCTACCAAGCAGGGTGAAGCCCGGCCTCGGGCCCTAAAGGCAGCTACCCCGGCGCAGGCCTCATCACGCGGCTCAAGCCAGTGTCTTCATGCAGGTATACCTCCCTGGGACTCTCTATGTGCCCAGAGCACTGCCCGGGTAGCGAACACCCTATAACCCGGTATGCTAGCTAAGTATGCTAAGGGGCTGGCGTGGAGAACACTATACTCGACTACGGTGTGGTGGAAAAGCTGGCCCGTTCGAGGCGGCGTGAGGCGGCGAGGCTTTCGCTGCTCCTACGCGAGGCTGATAAGCCGCGGGGTGGCCGTAGAAGCCTCCGGGACGCCGTCCGTCTTGCCGAGATAGCGGTGGACGCCTCTCGGGCCATGCTGGAGGTAGTTGCGTGGGGGAAGGCTTGGGAGAAGAGGGTTCTGAAGCTGAAGCAGTAGCTCTCCGTCTCTACCGCGAGCTCGTCGAGACGCTGCTGCCCAGACTCCGGGGCGTGAGGGACGAGACTAGGAGGTTTCTCCTACTCCTAGCATGGCTCAATACCAGGCTCGAGGAGCTGGGTCTGGGCCGTGTTATCGTCACGGGCGGGTTCGCCGTGGAGGTCTACACGGGTAGGGTCTACCGTACAATGGATGTGGATGTCATCGTGGAGGGGCGTGGGGCGCTTAGGGTTATCGAGAAGCTGCTAAGCATGGTCTCGGAGCCGATTGGGCGGGGCTACCTGCCGCGCGAGGAGGCCCTCTCCCTCAAGTCCATAGACATTGTCTCGACTCTCTACGACCGCGGGGCAGCCCCCGTCAAGATTCTCGTGGACGGCTACTACGTGTATGTGGAGCCCCCGGAGGAGCTTGTTGTACGCTACCTCGCGGGCTGGAAGTTCTGGGGGTCGAGAGAGGACCGGGACAAGGCCCTCTGGGTCTACACGGTATGGCGCGACCGCCTGGACCAGGAGTACCTGCGGAGGCGGGCAAGGGAGGAGGGGGTTGAGGACAAGCTTAGGGAGCTGGCATCATTCGTAGAAAGCAGTGCATCCGCCACGGCCCCGTCGCGTGAACGCGGCACAGCGCGGGAGGAGTAGGCTCCTCCTGCCGCGGGGCGCTTTAGCCGAGATAGTACTCATACACGTGTATAGAGATTGCCTGGCCTAGCGCTGGGCTAGTCTTCGGGCGTGCCGCTTCAGCGTCTCTAGGGCCTCGCGTAGGGTCTCCAGGCTAGGGGCCAGGGACACGTGGAGTGCGCGGCGGCGGTCGTCCAGGGTTACGCGGCGGAGGTCCACGCCGCGGGCTAGTAGCTCGTGGGCCAGCCTCTCGGCCTTCGATAGGGCCTCCTCGCCGCTGTAGAGCGCTGCGTAGGCGCGGCCCGCTATCACCACCTGCCTCTCGCGCAGCCGGGCCCGGGCCTCGGCAGTGTCGCGCTCTACTAGCCGGCGGACAGCGCGGTCCCCTGGGTCGTAGATGTGGGCCTCGCCGGGGAGCGGTGCTGTGAGCCTCAGGGTGACCTCTAGGCGGTCTCGGCGCCGCTGGAGCAGTATGACCGGTAGGTAGAACAGTATGTGGCCGGGCGGCATCGTGTAGAGTATCCATGCACGGGTCGCCCAGGGCTGGTCCAGCTTGTACACGGCGCGGAAGCCTACCAGGTAGCCGAGGAGCGTGTACTCCTTGTCGCGGGGCCTAAGCGTGTCCTCGAGTAGGCCTACCACAGCCCTCATACGCATTATCATCGTGCGGCGTATCTGGAAGAACCAGACCACCGAGGCCATAGAGGCCACGAGCAGTGCGTAGAACGCTAGGCCCAGCAGCCCTTCTAGGGCCAGCGCGCCTCCCCTCCACCGGCCGTCATGCCCACGTGTCTCCCCGCTGTGAACCCGTCAACAAGGCCCCGTGGTCTCGGGCCACGTCCCGGGTTTTAAGCCGTGGGGCCTGGTGCCACGGGGGCGCCAGGCTTACCGCTCTACCCGGGGCTGTAAGTGAGACAGTGGCGCTGAGAGCCATGGCCAGGGTAGAGGACTTCGCAAAGGCTTGGAGCCCTCAGCCCAGGGGCCCCAACGTAATCGAGAAGATACGCAACACGATAAACCCTCCACCGCCACTACGCCACAAGCTCGCTATGGCGCTTTACAAGCTGCGCGTCCAGAACAACAAGCTAGAGTACATAATAGCTAAGATGAAGGAGCGCGACCAGGCGCTCTTCGAGAAGGTCGTGCAGGCGCAGATGGAGAAGGACACCACTAGGGCCGCTATGTACGCCGCTGAGGTGGCTGAGCTAAGGAAGATGATAAAGAGCCTACTGACAGCCAAGTACGCGATAGAGAGGGTAGCGCTACGCCTAGAGACCGTGATGACCATGGGCGACGTGCTGGTAGGCCTAGCCCCCGTGGTAGGCGTGATCAAGGACCTACGCCGCTACCTAACCGGCCTAGTACCCGAGATAGGCATAGAGATGGCCGAGATAGGCGAGATGCTAGAAGCCGTGGTGACAGAGGCCGGCGAGTTCACAACGTTCATGAGCGCCCCGACAGTCTACAACGAGGAGGCCAGGAAGATAATGGAGGAGGCCGCCGCAGTCGCAGAGCAGCGCATGAAGGCCGAGTTCCCAGAGCTACCAAGCGCCTTCCCGAGCCCCACAGCCGGCCAGCAGGAGAACAAGTAACACCACACCCTATCTTTCTCCGTGGGCCCTGGGCTCGGACGCGCTGGGCCCACTTTTTGCAGCCACCATAGAGGCCTCTCGCCTCCTGCTTCTCGTGCCGTATTGCACGTGGCTCTTGTCCTCTTAGGGCTAAGACCCTGCCCTTGTGCCTAGGACTCGCTGCAGCCGTGGCGCACCTTTACGATGTACCCGCCTAGCTGCTTTACGTCCTCGAAGCTGCTGGGCGGGCGCCCCATATGGGCTATGACTGAGAGGCTGGGCGGCGGGCTGAGCTTGCACCGGGTTTCCTCTAGCCTCGCTAGGCTCTGCTTCTCTATCCCGGTGAGGCCCAGGGCTTCCGCGCGCTCGCCGAGCACCCTGTTAGCTACTATCATCTTCAGCGCTATCTCGTGGCCGCGTAGCCTCTCCGCTATTACTCCGACCTCGTAGACGGGTAGCGGCTCCGGGGTAGCCACGGCTACGACACTGGTCCGCCTGGGGTCGGCTATCTCGGCCTGGAGCCTGCTGTAGCGGTCCCGTAGCTCGCCGAGCTTGCGGAGCACGGGGTCGTCGGCCTCGGGGCGGCGGCCGAGCGCGTTAGCGATGGCGTACTTGACTGCGACTATCCTCTCGCGTAGCTCCCGGAGCCTCTCCACCCAGAAGAGGTGGAGCCTGGGCAGCGAGACCACGCGCAGCGCTATACCCGTAGGCGGCATGTCCACTACCACGACGTCTACGTCGCGGCGCTCGTAGAGCCCCGAGAGTATCCGGAGGAACACCTCCTCCTCGAAGCCCGGCGCCTCGCGTATAACCTCGACCGCTTTCTCGAGGCTGAGCGCTTGTAGTCCCGGCATGAGCCGGCGCAGTAGGAGCGAGTACTCCTCGGCAACCCGGCGGGCTAGGCCCTCCACCTCGTACTGCACCGCCCTTATCCCGGGCGCTGCCTCGACCTCCCGTAGCGGCCCGGGGAGCCCGAGGTACTCTAGCAGGTGGCCAGCAGGGTCCAGGCTCGCGACCAGGACACGGAGGCCCTCGCTGGCAAGCTCGTAGGCGAGGCGGAGGCCCACCGTGGTCTTCCCGACACCGCCCTTACCCATCACCATCACTACGTGGGGGCGCCGCCACGAGCCCGTATCTAGGCCGTCTATGAGCCTCGGCAACGCTCTCTACCACTCCCCGCCCATCCTGCTGAAGAGGTCTGCTATCACGTCCGAACCGCGCCAGGTCCTCTCGAAGAGTATCCGTGCCTCGTCCTCGAGCAGGGGTGCGAGATCCGCTGCCACGCCCAGGGGCGCGAGGGGTAGGCCGACGAGCCCGCCGAGCACTAGGCTGAGGAAGGCGTGCTCTAGCTCGATGAGCTCCAGCTCTAGGGCCTCAACGCTCTGCTGTATCAGCGCCCCGTGCATCCCAGCCAGGAACGCCCTGGCCTCGTCTAGTAGCCGGCGGAGGGGATGCAGCATAGCCCGTACAGCCCCGTCTAGATCTCGGCGTCCCTTTGCCCGAGAGGAGCTGGTGTTCGGGCGAGGGAAAAACAGTGGGAGGGGTAGAAGAGGGGAGCGGCTGGCCGGACTGGCTGCTGTTTACTCCGCGCTGGGTCCCCGGGCGTTAGCGTGCTACTGTCTTCGCTGCCTCAGCCTCCTTGGCCTTCTTTATGCCGGTCACGTAGAGGTATATCAGCAGGAAGTCGACCGCTAGGGACACTAGTACTATCGAGCCAGCGCCTATCTTCTGTATGGTCGGGTAGGTCGGCAGCACCTTCACGGTCCACCAGATGAGGCCAACAGTCACTGTTATCCATAGGAACCACGCTGGTATCTGTATTAGCAGGCTAGTGGTGCCGCGTACTCTCAGCACCGCGTATACCCATAGCGCGCTAGTTAGCAGCGCTAGCGCTGCTAGCAGCTGGTTAGTGCCAGCGAAGGCCGGCCACACGATGTTGAAGGCGGCGACAGACTTGCCGTTTATCACTACGTTGGGGTAGCCTAGGGCTAAGCCTAGCAGCACCGCTATACCGCCGGCTACGAACCTGTTGGCTACCAGCCTGTAGGCGGATGGGTTCCTATCTGCGAGCCAGTCGAACATCTCCTGCCACGCGAACCTGGCCAGCCTGGTCGCGGAGTCTAGCGTCGTCAGCACGAAGGTAGCGAGTGCTATGCCGGCGAACTTGGCCATGAACACTGCTACTGCCTCGCTGCCACCGAGCGCCTGGCCCACGGTGAAGCCGTAGCCTAGTGTGAAGCGCTGTATCTTGTTGAGCGCTAGTATGCCCTTCTCCTGGTACGCCGCCACAACCTCGGGGCTCATGCCCATGGCGTTCAGGAAGCCCGTGAACTCGGGGTGCTGCCAGGCGTAGGCTATCGGTATTATCACCGCTAGGCTGGCGACTGCGCCCTCGGTTAGCATGCCGCCGTAGCCTATCAGTAGGGCGTCTAGCTCGTTGGCTAGCTGCTTGCTAGTGGTGCCGCTCGCCACTACGCTGTGGAAGCCGCTGAGAGAGCCGCAGGCTATTATGAGGGGTATTGCTGGCCAGAAGGGCGTCTCTACGCCGCCTAGTATCTTCGGGGCGAAGCTGGTGTATGCTGGCCCGGTTAGGCCCTCGCCTGCTATGCCGAGCGAGCCTATGATGGCTAGGGCTACGAAGCCCCATAGCAGGTACGCGTTGAGGTAGTCGCGTGGCTGTAGCAGGTACCATACCGGGAGGATGCTGGCTATGAAGCTGTAGAGTGCTAGCAGTAGCATCCACGTGTGGTAGGCGTCGCCGGGTAGTAGGAACGGGTACTTGACTGCGAACGCTATGCCCGCTAGCAGCAGCACTATGGCTGTCAGGGTGCTGGCTGCTGGGCCTAGCCTGGTACGGTATAGTAGGAAGCCTAGCAGCACGGCTATGGGCATGTAGATCATCGCCTTGGAGGCTGCTGAGGGCTGTACGGCGAACAGCTTGGCGTTGACGCTGAAGAAGGCTGCTAGTACTAGTATCAGCGCCGAGTAGACGTATAGCAGGAATATGTACTTCGCCTTACGGCCCATCACGTTCTCTGAGACGGTCATTATCGAGACTCCGCCGTGCCTTACGCTCGCCATTAGCGCGAGGTAGTCGTGCACAGCGCCTATGAACACGTTGCCGAATATCACCCATAGTATGGGTAGTGCCCAGCCATACGCCATCGCTATAGCTGGGCCGACTATGGGCCCTGCGCCAGCGATGCTGGCGAAGTGGTGGCCGTAGAGCACGTACTTGTTGGCGGGCACGTAGTCTACGCCGTCGAACCTAGTGTGTGCTGGCGTCTTGCGCTCGGCGGAGGCCTGTACGACCCTCTTCTCGAGTATGTGGCGGCCGTAGAACACGTAGGCGGCCGCGTAGACCACGAGGATGGCTAGTGCGACTAGGCCCGCGGGGACCGCCACGGCTTCTCACCTCCTGCTTGCGGCCGGCTTGACTGTGACCGGGGTTTCGCCGAAGGCGATAGCCGGGCCTATGAGGAGGAGGAACCAGCCTACGAGGATCGCTATAGCGTCGGGGGTCCATGCCTCCTTGGAGCCTATGTGTCCCTTTCCTAGCGCGGCTACCACAGCGTAGATGAAGAGCAGTACGCCGATTGCTGTTAGGGCGAGCCCTAGCGCGCGGTTCGCCAAGGTATATAACACCCCGTAGACCTCATATATCCTTCAATTCTCCGGGGCCCCGGTGGGGGAGTAAGACCACCCACGTAAGTTAAAAGCGTTTCTTATCACAATAATCATCTGTATGCAACTGTACAGCCCGGGCACCATATAGCATATTGGGGACCGGTGTCACCCATCTTAACCCCCTACACGGGCTACACTAGCAGGCCCCAAGGAGCAGAGCGGGGATTGACAAAAGGTGGGCCAGAACAGTTACGTCGTTAGGCTCCTCCAGCGCCTAGTAGCCATACCGACAGTCAACCCGCCGGGTGAGCACTACGCCGAGATAGCTGAGCTGCTCCGCGATGAGCTGGAGGCTCTGGGCCTCGAGACCCGCGTCATAAGGGTGCCCGACGAGGTAGTCGAGAAGTACTACCCGTGGGCCCGGGGCTACCCCCGCTACATAGTAGTCGCGCGCCTGGGCGAGGAGCGGCCAGTACTCCACTTCAACGGCCACTACGACGTGGTGCCGCCGGGGCAGGGGTGGAGCCGGGACCCCTTCGACCCAGTAGTCGAAGACGGCAAGCTGTACGGGCGCGGAGCCTCGGACATGAAGGGCGGGATAGCCGCTGTGATAGCGGCCGTCCGGAGCCTCGTGGAGGAGGGCTGGCGGCCCCGCCAGGGCAGCCTAGAGCTGAGCTTCACCCCCGACGAGGAGACGGGGGGCGAGACCGGCGTAGCCTACATGCTTGAGGAGGGCATAGCGCTCCCGGACTACGCTGTGGTAGCCGAGCCCAGCACGACTAGCAAGATATGGATTGGCAGCCGGGGCGCCGTGTGGATGAACGTCCACGTCTACGGCCGGCAGGCCCACGGCTCAGCGCCCTGGCTCGGCCTCAACGCCTTCGAGGCAATGGTTGAGATAGCGCACCGGCTCATACACGGCTACAAGCCGAGGCTAGCCGAGCGGAGAACAGACCTGCCCATGGACGACCCCCGGGCGGTGAGCCCCACAGTCACCATAGGCGGCGAGGTAGAGGGGGGCGCCAAGACCAACGTGGTGCCGGGCTACTACCGGTTCAGTATAGACCGCCGGCTCATACCCGGAGAGGACCCGGACCAGGTCGAGGAAGAGCTACGTAGCTTCATAATGGAGGTGGCAAAGGACCTCCAGGAGAGAGGCTACCGTGTAGAAGTGGAGACAACAGGGAAGGCGCCCGCCACCTGGATCCCGCCAGACCACCCCTTCGTCGACACCGTGGCCGAGGCTGCTCGCGAAGCCACCGGGGTGGATCCCGCCAGGACCATCTGTGTCGGCGGCCTCGACACCAGGTACTTCCAGCAGCGCGGCATCCCAGCAGTCACATACGGGCCCGGCGCGCTCGAAGCCGCCCATATGCCGGACGAGTACATCCCCATAGACGAGCTGGAGAGGGCTGTAAAGGCCTACAGGATACTGGTACGCAGAGTGCTAGGCTAGGGTCTAGAAGAGGTAGACCAGCCCTATAGCCGTCGAGTACGGTGGCCTCAGGAAGCGGACGGGTTAGCGGCGAAAAAGGATGGGCTCAGGCAGCCCCTACGTGTGGGGCTCTTCACGGCCTCGCTAGTGCTCTATACGCTTCTTCATGCCCCATGGCCACCAGGCGTGTCTGCCTAGTATCGAGACTACTAGTGGTGTCAGCAGGTATGCGGACATCAAGCCTGCAAGCAGCACTGTCGCTGCTAGCGTGAAGCCCATCTCCTGCATACCGATATTGCTGGCCGTGAGCATTGAGGCGTAAGCGCTGGTTACTACGAGCGATAGCCCTACTATGAAGAGGCTTACCGCGCCAGCGGCCCTAGCTACTGCTTTCTTAGGGTCGCAGCCCGTGCGGTGGCACTCTTCTAGCGCTCTCGCTAGGAAGAAGCTGTTATAGTCCATACCGACTCCTAGCACCGCCATCATGGAGACTATGTGGAGGAACCATACCACCTGCTTGCCCATAGCCTCCTGGAATACCAGTATGCTCGCCGTTATACCCATCATGGCCGCGCCCATTATAACCGCTAGCGCCGCTATGCTCGCGACTAAACTGCCGAATATCGCGGTGAATACCAGCACCATTAGCAGGCTCGCCGCCGGGAGGATGCGGTAGTAGTAGCGCTGGTGGAGCAGCTCGTCCATCTCTAGCACTCCGTAGGGCGCGCCGCCCACGTATACCTCGAAGCCGTGTTGCTCTGCATAGTTGTGGGCTATTCGGTGTATCTCCCTGATAGCGTCTTCTCCCTCGCGGCTGTAGGGGTCTACGCCGAGCAGCACTTGGATGACTGCTATTCTCCCGTCCTCGCTGGTTAGCCGGGTGCCTCCGGCCTTCCTGGCCTCCTCTAGGCCCGTCTTGGCGCCGGTAGGCCTCGTAGGCGCCATCACCTTTGCTACTCCCGGCACCGAGGCTATCTCCTCGGTTAGCTCGTCGACCATGGCTGCTACCGTCTTATCGCTCCAGAGGCTGCGGGGTAGCACCGCCACGACGTAGACGGGGTCTGAGGCGCCTGGCATG
The window above is part of the Pyrodictium abyssi genome. Proteins encoded here:
- a CDS encoding signal peptidase I — translated: MERYLVHYSRDAGQAETIEVWKPTRLLVLLISLFLAELAYLASIKLHLYPPLVRGIAWLIAGLVSLRLTRSGGSLDGLVAAGLASILHMASMLVYGLVVGFGLNAMAPSRELMFYTMLWVGLTALGREMVRSAAIRGGPFYAVFAAYVWGVVSWYPLVSLLLGHNLGLFGSLLEAVNRLGFILAGELVASLLVWLYGWPAGSLYIVAAYGLFTWFPLIPAGTAIGRALAFASASSVAAVAMYARASGERGWWRIVAVYAAAITAMWIVLGSTGVLGFYVFAVGSGSMEPVLKPGDLVIVRKASLDSIGVGDIVAYRSPENGVVIVHRVVAIDGDALVTKGDANPEPDPFRVTGDMVLGKVVARVPLLGYLARGAFASYLK
- the glmU gene encoding bifunctional sugar-1-phosphate nucleotidylyltransferase/acetyltransferase; the encoded protein is MSRYAVVLAAGRGERLWPLTSTRPKPLLPLPGGETLLTRLLGQLRGLVDGVVVVVSPGWAGEATRRLLEERSFSVAYAVQPEPRGTGDAARVGVEALPRSVDEVLLVNGDLLVSRGLLEAVAEAGAPALAAVPSERPWEYGVVEADGRGCLRGLREKPMDAKPGSLVNTGVYLLPRQRLEELLAGLKPSPRGELEVTDAVAALAEEACVRVVSGDWLWMDVGRPWELIDAYRAVFEEKMRGRSEPLVEGEAEPGAVLRGPVYVAPGAVVRSHTVVEGPAWIEGEAGPLARLRPWSFLLEGSRAGAHTEIKASILMEGAKAPHFNYVGDSVLGEHVNLGAGTVTANLRFDHATVRMTLKGRRVDTGRKKLGAFLGGYAQTGINVSLLPGVRVGAYSWIYPGTVVARDVPDCSFLAPGLEGGLETRSLKDRVECPEHLQR
- a CDS encoding Snf7 family protein, producing the protein MARVEDFAKAWSPQPRGPNVIEKIRNTINPPPPLRHKLAMALYKLRVQNNKLEYIIAKMKERDQALFEKVVQAQMEKDTTRAAMYAAEVAELRKMIKSLLTAKYAIERVALRLETVMTMGDVLVGLAPVVGVIKDLRRYLTGLVPEIGIEMAEIGEMLEAVVTEAGEFTTFMSAPTVYNEEARKIMEEAAAVAEQRMKAEFPELPSAFPSPTAGQQENK
- a CDS encoding ArsA family ATPase, whose protein sequence is MPRLIDGLDTGSWRRPHVVMVMGKGGVGKTTVGLRLAYELASEGLRVLVASLDPAGHLLEYLGLPGPLREVEAAPGIRAVQYEVEGLARRVAEEYSLLLRRLMPGLQALSLEKAVEVIREAPGFEEEVFLRILSGLYERRDVDVVVVDMPPTGIALRVVSLPRLHLFWVERLRELRERIVAVKYAIANALGRRPEADDPVLRKLGELRDRYSRLQAEIADPRRTSVVAVATPEPLPVYEVGVIAERLRGHEIALKMIVANRVLGERAEALGLTGIEKQSLARLEETRCKLSPPPSLSVIAHMGRPPSSFEDVKQLGGYIVKVRHGCSES
- a CDS encoding carbon starvation protein A, encoding MAVPAGLVALAILVVYAAAYVFYGRHILEKRVVQASAERKTPAHTRFDGVDYVPANKYVLYGHHFASIAGAGPIVGPAIAMAYGWALPILWVIFGNVFIGAVHDYLALMASVRHGGVSIMTVSENVMGRKAKYIFLLYVYSALILVLAAFFSVNAKLFAVQPSAASKAMIYMPIAVLLGFLLYRTRLGPAASTLTAIVLLLAGIAFAVKYPFLLPGDAYHTWMLLLALYSFIASILPVWYLLQPRDYLNAYLLWGFVALAIIGSLGIAGEGLTGPAYTSFAPKILGGVETPFWPAIPLIIACGSLSGFHSVVASGTTSKQLANELDALLIGYGGMLTEGAVASLAVIIPIAYAWQHPEFTGFLNAMGMSPEVVAAYQEKGILALNKIQRFTLGYGFTVGQALGGSEAVAVFMAKFAGIALATFVLTTLDSATRLARFAWQEMFDWLADRNPSAYRLVANRFVAGGIAVLLGLALGYPNVVINGKSVAAFNIVWPAFAGTNQLLAALALLTSALWVYAVLRVRGTTSLLIQIPAWFLWITVTVGLIWWTVKVLPTYPTIQKIGAGSIVLVSLAVDFLLIYLYVTGIKKAKEAEAAKTVAR
- a CDS encoding M20 family metallopeptidase produces the protein MGQNSYVVRLLQRLVAIPTVNPPGEHYAEIAELLRDELEALGLETRVIRVPDEVVEKYYPWARGYPRYIVVARLGEERPVLHFNGHYDVVPPGQGWSRDPFDPVVEDGKLYGRGASDMKGGIAAVIAAVRSLVEEGWRPRQGSLELSFTPDEETGGETGVAYMLEEGIALPDYAVVAEPSTTSKIWIGSRGAVWMNVHVYGRQAHGSAPWLGLNAFEAMVEIAHRLIHGYKPRLAERRTDLPMDDPRAVSPTVTIGGEVEGGAKTNVVPGYYRFSIDRRLIPGEDPDQVEEELRSFIMEVAKDLQERGYRVEVETTGKAPATWIPPDHPFVDTVAEAAREATGVDPARTICVGGLDTRYFQQRGIPAVTYGPGALEAAHMPDEYIPIDELERAVKAYRILVRRVLG